From Saccharothrix espanaensis DSM 44229, the proteins below share one genomic window:
- a CDS encoding glycosyltransferase family 4 protein yields MSIIHVTDCFLPRLGGIEVQVAGLAGAQREAGEQVHVVTATRLAEQPPGYQVHRVAMRLPWNLPVHPRAGKHIDRILSEVRPDVVYAHVGAISPFAWSGIRTSLRLGLPTVAVVHSMWDPSVQRAYRWLDRVGGWTRTPLVLGAVSTAAADRMRAALPGVEVSVVPNGITPTQWRGGADPRPDDSVHVVSVGRLAPRKQPMRLLEVLREAQRQVGNLRATIAGDGPEMASMRRYLRRHGMDWVSLPGRLDRAGISRLLAGADVFVNPTVAEAFGLATLEARTAGVPVVARPGTGVTDFVRDGVEGVLTDDLVGGVVRLAGDHAERRRIAQHNRETEPNCTWPRVLEALRACADKAQCRTPAA; encoded by the coding sequence GTGTCGATCATCCACGTCACCGACTGCTTCCTCCCGCGGTTGGGCGGGATCGAGGTGCAGGTCGCCGGCCTCGCCGGCGCGCAGCGCGAGGCCGGCGAACAGGTGCACGTCGTGACGGCGACCCGGCTGGCCGAACAGCCACCCGGGTACCAGGTGCACCGGGTCGCCATGCGCTTGCCGTGGAACCTGCCAGTGCACCCGCGCGCGGGCAAGCACATTGATCGAATCCTGTCCGAAGTGCGTCCGGACGTCGTATACGCGCATGTGGGCGCGATCTCACCGTTCGCCTGGTCGGGCATCCGCACGTCGCTGCGGCTGGGGCTGCCGACGGTCGCCGTGGTGCACAGCATGTGGGACCCGTCGGTGCAGCGCGCCTACCGCTGGCTGGACCGGGTGGGCGGCTGGACCCGCACGCCGCTGGTCCTGGGCGCGGTGAGCACGGCCGCCGCCGACCGGATGCGCGCGGCGCTGCCCGGCGTCGAGGTTTCGGTGGTGCCGAACGGGATCACGCCCACCCAGTGGCGCGGCGGGGCCGACCCGCGGCCGGACGACTCGGTGCACGTCGTGTCGGTGGGCCGGCTCGCCCCGCGCAAGCAGCCGATGCGGCTGCTGGAGGTGCTGCGCGAGGCCCAGCGCCAGGTAGGCAACCTGCGTGCGACGATCGCCGGGGACGGACCGGAGATGGCGTCGATGCGGCGCTACCTGCGCCGGCACGGGATGGACTGGGTGTCGCTGCCGGGCCGGCTGGACCGGGCCGGGATCTCGCGGCTGCTGGCCGGCGCGGACGTGTTCGTGAACCCGACGGTGGCCGAGGCGTTCGGCCTGGCGACGCTGGAGGCCCGCACCGCCGGGGTGCCGGTGGTGGCCCGGCCGGGGACCGGGGTCACCGACTTCGTGCGCGACGGTGTCGAGGGCGTGCTGACCGACGACCTGGTCGGCGGGGTGGTCCGGTTGGCGGGCGACCACGCCGAGCGGCGGCGGATCGCGCAGCACAACCGGGAGACCGAGCCGAACTGCACGTGGCCCCGGGTGCTGGAGGCGCTGCGCGCCTGCGCCGACAAGGCCCAGTGCCGCACGCCGGCTGCCTAG
- the truA gene encoding tRNA pseudouridine(38-40) synthase TruA, which produces MRLDLAYDGTGFSGWARQPERRTVCGVLEDTLSTVLREDVTLTVAGRTDAGVHAAGQVAHADLPSGVDVAGLPRRLARALPADVRVFSARVVPVEFDARFSALRRHYEYRVTDAPFGAHPLRRSDTLAWPRPLDLGALNDASALLLGEKDFCAFCKRREGATTIRELQRLSWERSGDVLTAFVSADAFCHSMVRSLVGALLAVGEGRKPVPWPASLLSLTARSSAVTVAPAHGLSLVRVDYPEDALLAERALVTRNVRVAPTP; this is translated from the coding sequence GTGCGCCTGGACCTGGCTTACGACGGGACCGGGTTCTCCGGCTGGGCGCGGCAGCCGGAGCGGCGCACGGTGTGCGGGGTGCTGGAGGACACGCTGTCCACCGTGTTGCGCGAGGACGTGACGCTGACCGTGGCGGGCCGCACGGACGCCGGGGTGCACGCCGCCGGTCAGGTGGCGCACGCCGACCTGCCGTCCGGTGTGGACGTCGCCGGGCTGCCCCGCAGGCTGGCCCGCGCGCTGCCGGCCGACGTGCGGGTGTTCTCCGCGCGGGTGGTGCCGGTCGAGTTCGACGCCCGGTTCTCCGCGCTGCGGCGGCACTACGAGTACCGCGTGACCGACGCCCCGTTCGGCGCGCACCCGCTGCGGCGGTCGGACACCCTGGCCTGGCCGCGCCCGCTGGACCTGGGCGCGTTGAACGACGCTTCGGCGTTGTTGCTGGGGGAGAAGGACTTCTGCGCGTTCTGCAAGCGGCGTGAGGGGGCCACGACGATCCGCGAGTTGCAGCGGCTGTCGTGGGAGCGCTCGGGGGACGTGCTGACGGCGTTCGTGTCGGCCGACGCGTTCTGCCACTCGATGGTGCGCAGCCTGGTCGGGGCCCTGCTGGCGGTCGGCGAGGGGCGCAAGCCCGTCCCGTGGCCGGCGTCGCTGCTGTCGCTGACGGCGAGGTCCAGCGCGGTGACGGTCGCGCCGGCGCACGGGTTGTCGCTGGTGCGCGTCGACTACCCGGAGGACGCCTTGCTCGCCGAGCGCGCCCTGGTCACCCGGAACGTGCGGGTCGCGCCGACCCCTTGA
- a CDS encoding PIG-L deacetylase family protein, whose amino-acid sequence MSRTCVFFHAHPDDEALLTGGTMARLAAEGHRVVLVVATAGERGLASDRHDLGAVRTREAHVSAKALGCSRVEFLGYEDSGLDGSAGFAQADVSEAAGRLAELLHEEKADLLTTYDPTGGYGHPDHVQVHRVGALAAELAGTLRVWEATVDRTLLLRGLRLARLVRDFDLTPFKSAYTPREEITHRVNVRRYLDQKRAALAAHATQTTGGEDPRTLTALLSLPKPLFRLVMGTEWYVERKRLRAR is encoded by the coding sequence GTGAGCCGTACCTGCGTGTTCTTTCACGCCCACCCAGACGACGAAGCCCTGCTGACCGGCGGGACCATGGCCCGCCTCGCCGCGGAGGGGCACCGGGTCGTGCTCGTCGTGGCCACCGCGGGCGAGCGCGGGCTGGCGTCGGACCGGCACGACCTGGGCGCGGTCAGGACACGGGAGGCCCACGTCTCGGCGAAAGCCCTGGGTTGCTCACGTGTCGAGTTTCTCGGCTACGAGGACTCCGGCCTGGACGGTTCGGCAGGATTCGCCCAAGCGGACGTGTCGGAAGCGGCCGGACGCCTCGCGGAGCTGCTCCACGAGGAGAAGGCCGACCTGCTCACGACGTACGACCCGACCGGAGGATACGGGCACCCCGATCACGTCCAGGTGCACCGGGTCGGCGCGCTCGCCGCGGAGCTGGCAGGCACACTGAGGGTGTGGGAGGCGACGGTCGACCGGACTCTGCTGCTGCGCGGGCTGCGCCTGGCGCGGCTGGTGCGCGACTTCGACCTGACTCCGTTCAAGTCGGCTTACACGCCGCGCGAGGAGATCACCCACAGGGTCAACGTACGCCGCTACCTGGACCAGAAGAGGGCCGCGCTGGCGGCGCACGCGACGCAGACCACGGGCGGCGAGGACCCGCGCACCCTGACGGCCCTGCTCAGCCTGCCGAAGCCGTTGTTCAGGCTGGTGATGGGGACGGAGTGGTACGTGGAGCGCAAGCGCTTGCGAGCCCGGTGA
- the eccE gene encoding type VII secretion protein EccE has protein sequence MSVTTPHPGPPNPATARAQASGGAVRAALLRARRRATGAGLGSLPVANLVVLEVGVAVGLILIAIGTTGDRIAPALLYPAGGIVLISLVLAFTRSRGRWLTQWIGLIVRYNFRGHTRTAKRSGPVEMKPPSEEETSVIGPDDPRVALLRLAVPDLVVAKGVDHERRPLGMAWHQGAWTAVLLVDPAPGLITAVGSAPALPLGALAPTLEDRGVVLDAISVIWHCYPGSAALPANSPALNSYMEVLGPLPAASRRTTWIAVRLDPKRCAAAIRERGGGVVGAHRALIGALSRVRNALESAGVAIRPLDSDELIRAGISAAELTAVAGANNSVSLREKWSGVTAGGVGHASYAITGWPAKGMRNNLNALTGVRALSSTLSMTISPSSEQGQVGLRGLVRVSARTPSELDRADDRLKALSDKLDITLTPLNGLQAAGLAATLPLGGVA, from the coding sequence ATGTCCGTGACCACCCCACATCCGGGCCCGCCCAACCCCGCCACGGCGCGCGCGCAAGCCTCCGGGGGCGCCGTGCGCGCCGCGCTGCTCCGGGCGCGCCGCCGCGCCACCGGGGCCGGCCTCGGCTCGCTGCCGGTCGCCAACCTGGTGGTCCTGGAGGTCGGCGTCGCGGTCGGCCTGATCCTGATCGCGATCGGGACGACCGGCGACCGGATCGCCCCCGCCCTGCTCTACCCGGCGGGCGGGATCGTGCTGATCTCGCTGGTGCTGGCGTTCACCCGCTCCCGGGGCCGGTGGCTGACCCAGTGGATCGGCCTGATCGTCCGCTACAACTTCCGCGGCCACACCCGGACCGCCAAGCGCTCCGGCCCGGTGGAGATGAAGCCGCCGTCCGAGGAGGAGACCTCGGTCATCGGCCCGGACGACCCGCGCGTGGCGCTGCTGCGGCTGGCCGTGCCGGACCTGGTGGTGGCCAAGGGCGTGGACCACGAGCGCCGCCCGCTGGGCATGGCCTGGCACCAGGGCGCGTGGACCGCCGTGCTGCTGGTCGACCCCGCGCCCGGCCTGATCACCGCCGTGGGCAGCGCGCCGGCCCTGCCGCTGGGCGCGCTCGCGCCGACCCTGGAGGACCGGGGCGTGGTGCTGGACGCGATCTCGGTGATCTGGCACTGCTACCCGGGCAGCGCGGCGCTGCCCGCGAACTCCCCGGCGCTCAACTCCTACATGGAGGTGCTCGGCCCGCTGCCCGCGGCGTCGCGGCGCACCACGTGGATCGCGGTCCGGCTGGACCCCAAGCGCTGCGCGGCGGCGATCCGGGAGCGCGGCGGCGGCGTCGTCGGCGCGCACCGGGCGCTGATCGGCGCGCTGTCGCGGGTGCGCAACGCGCTGGAGTCCGCGGGCGTGGCGATCCGGCCGCTGGACTCCGACGAGCTGATCCGCGCGGGCATCTCGGCCGCCGAGCTGACCGCGGTGGCGGGCGCGAACAACTCGGTGTCGCTGCGCGAGAAGTGGTCCGGTGTGACCGCCGGCGGCGTCGGCCACGCCTCCTACGCGATCACCGGCTGGCCCGCCAAGGGCATGCGCAACAACCTGAACGCGCTGACCGGCGTCCGGGCGCTGTCCTCCACGCTGTCGATGACCATCTCGCCGAGCAGCGAGCAGGGCCAGGTCGGGTTGCGCGGCCTGGTGCGGGTGTCCGCCCGGACACCGTCCGAACTGGACCGCGCCGACGACCGGCTCAAGGCGTTGTCGGACAAGCTGGACATCACGCTCACCCCGTTGAACGGGCTGCAGGCCGCCGGCCTGGCCGCCACCCTGCCGCTGGGAGGTGTCGCGTGA
- a CDS encoding Uma2 family endonuclease: MDLPPTADGSRIELILGYLTVTPAPTGDHQMAAFNLAILVREALRAAGMTDLHVAPAVNVRISTAFRAALIPDMVVLDRKPTGVSFPAEALKLAVEVWSPGNTLAEREFKMLGYAGAGVPHFWTVDLPGRLNDLRLTAYRLDNGTYVEENVLKPGEETTITAAPFPVTLDVAELAV, translated from the coding sequence TTGGACCTGCCGCCGACAGCGGACGGTTCACGCATCGAGCTGATCCTGGGGTACCTGACCGTGACTCCCGCACCAACCGGCGACCATCAGATGGCCGCATTCAACCTCGCGATCCTGGTTCGAGAGGCCCTGCGCGCCGCCGGAATGACAGACCTCCACGTCGCGCCTGCGGTGAACGTGCGGATCTCCACGGCGTTCCGCGCGGCGCTCATCCCCGACATGGTCGTGTTGGACCGGAAGCCGACCGGGGTGAGTTTCCCCGCAGAGGCCCTGAAGCTCGCCGTGGAAGTGTGGTCGCCGGGCAACACGCTCGCCGAACGCGAGTTCAAGATGCTCGGCTACGCAGGGGCGGGTGTGCCGCACTTCTGGACCGTCGATCTACCTGGCAGGCTCAACGACCTCCGCCTGACCGCCTACCGGCTCGACAACGGCACGTACGTCGAGGAGAACGTCCTCAAGCCCGGCGAGGAGACCACCATCACCGCCGCACCATTCCCCGTCACGCTCGACGTGGCCGAACTCGCCGTCTAG
- a CDS encoding DNA-directed RNA polymerase subunit alpha: MLISQRPSLSEEAVNETRSRFVIEPLEPGFGYTLGNSIRRTLLSSIPGAAVTSIRIDGVLHEFTTVPGVKEDVTDIILNLKELVVSSEEDEPVTMYLRKQGPGAVTAGDIVPPAGVTVHNPDLHIATLNGKGKLEIELVVERGRGYVPAVQNKQAGAEIGRIPVDSIYSPVMKVTYKVEATRVEQRTDFDKLILDVETKPSITPRDAVASAGKTLVELFGLARELNVDAEGIEIGPSPAEADTIAAFAMPIEDLDLTVRSYNCLKREGIHTVGELVSRSEADLLDIRNFGAKSIDEVKMKLVGLGLALKDSPPGFDPSAAASDYPAEGWGADTTVDSHDDGQDYAETEQL, from the coding sequence GTGCTGATTTCCCAGCGCCCCTCGCTCAGCGAGGAAGCGGTCAACGAGACCCGCTCCCGGTTCGTCATCGAGCCGCTGGAGCCGGGCTTCGGCTACACCCTCGGCAACTCCATCCGCCGCACCCTGCTGTCGTCCATCCCCGGCGCGGCCGTGACCAGCATCCGCATCGACGGTGTGCTGCACGAGTTCACGACCGTCCCCGGTGTGAAGGAAGACGTCACCGACATCATCCTCAACCTCAAGGAGCTGGTCGTCAGCTCCGAGGAGGACGAGCCGGTGACCATGTACCTGCGCAAGCAGGGGCCCGGTGCGGTGACCGCAGGCGACATCGTGCCCCCGGCCGGTGTCACCGTGCACAACCCCGACCTGCACATCGCGACCCTGAACGGCAAGGGCAAGCTGGAGATCGAGCTCGTGGTCGAGCGCGGTCGCGGCTACGTCCCCGCCGTGCAGAACAAGCAGGCCGGTGCCGAGATCGGCCGCATCCCCGTCGACTCGATCTACTCGCCCGTCATGAAGGTGACCTACAAGGTCGAGGCCACCCGTGTCGAGCAGCGGACCGACTTCGACAAGCTGATCCTCGACGTCGAGACCAAGCCCTCCATCACGCCGCGCGACGCCGTCGCGTCCGCGGGCAAGACCCTGGTGGAGCTGTTCGGTCTGGCGCGCGAGCTCAACGTCGACGCCGAGGGCATCGAGATCGGACCGTCGCCCGCCGAGGCCGACACCATCGCGGCGTTCGCGATGCCGATCGAGGACCTGGACCTCACCGTCCGGTCCTACAACTGCCTCAAGCGCGAGGGCATCCACACGGTGGGCGAGCTGGTCTCGCGCAGCGAGGCGGACCTGCTGGACATCCGCAACTTCGGTGCGAAGTCGATCGACGAGGTCAAGATGAAGCTCGTCGGTCTCGGCCTCGCGCTGAAGGACTCCCCCCCTGGGTTCGACCCCTCGGCCGCCGCGTCCGACTACCCCGCCGAGGGCTGGGGCGCGGACACGACCGTGGACAGCCACGACGACGGCCAGGACTACGCGGAGACCGAGCAGCTCTGA
- the eccB gene encoding type VII secretion protein EccB translates to MASTPTTKSQVQAYRFVLRRMQSALVRRDAVMLHDPMRTHSRATAVGVILGVIGLIGFLVFGFFSPDPKIDGETQIAISKETGQVYVVRKDPDQLIPMTNLASARLLILNQQNPDKAQSAVGGGDAQAGQVNAAPQVAGGDPKLVSEKALSKLPKGRLTGIPDGPDMLPAKAEDRIGPEWSVCDTLDLDETLNNPTAKGKFETTVLAGMSGGQLLDGNKALLVRTGTDDKQAYLIYKAPVNSKITSTSTVRAKVDLTKADVQTALNLRGKTVRAISSGLLNAIPEAKPLRAPEIPGLGEPVTYLSGVKLEVGDVIEVVRTGSTPVVYVALEDALQEISRAAGDLIRAAYAQGADAKRVDIASIDTRKPAQPLDFLDYPSEVPEVLEPNQNNRVVCLNWRAENPNADNRSQHTQVTIAPSLPVPADAVAVDINQVGATGEVVGKFMMASGKSAVVRSATSTQDFRSGPIHLVSGRGVKYGIPDTVVSGALGLGEQFTPGPESILRLLPNGPQLNRTDAVRSWDSIPVPKNLGQLPEDQQKKAAGG, encoded by the coding sequence ATGGCATCAACACCCACCACCAAGTCACAGGTCCAGGCCTACCGCTTCGTGCTGCGCAGGATGCAGTCCGCCCTGGTGCGCAGAGACGCGGTGATGCTGCACGACCCGATGCGCACGCACTCGCGGGCGACGGCGGTGGGCGTGATCCTCGGGGTGATCGGCCTGATCGGCTTCCTGGTGTTCGGCTTCTTCTCGCCGGACCCGAAGATCGACGGTGAGACGCAGATCGCCATCAGCAAGGAGACCGGCCAGGTCTACGTGGTCCGCAAGGACCCCGACCAGCTCATCCCGATGACGAACCTGGCCTCCGCGCGGCTGCTGATCCTCAACCAGCAGAACCCGGACAAGGCGCAGAGCGCGGTCGGCGGCGGCGACGCGCAGGCCGGCCAGGTCAACGCCGCGCCCCAGGTCGCGGGCGGCGACCCCAAGCTGGTCAGCGAGAAGGCCCTGTCGAAGCTGCCCAAGGGCCGGCTGACCGGCATCCCGGACGGCCCGGACATGCTGCCCGCCAAGGCCGAGGACCGGATCGGTCCGGAGTGGTCGGTGTGCGACACGCTCGACCTGGACGAGACGCTGAACAACCCCACCGCCAAGGGCAAGTTCGAGACCACGGTGCTCGCCGGCATGAGCGGCGGCCAGCTCCTCGACGGCAACAAGGCGCTGCTGGTCCGCACCGGCACCGACGACAAGCAGGCGTACCTGATCTACAAGGCGCCGGTGAACTCGAAGATCACCTCCACCTCGACCGTGCGGGCCAAGGTGGACCTGACCAAGGCGGACGTGCAGACCGCGCTGAACCTGCGCGGCAAGACGGTCCGCGCGATCAGCTCCGGCCTGCTCAACGCGATCCCCGAGGCGAAGCCGCTGCGCGCGCCGGAGATCCCCGGCCTGGGCGAGCCGGTCACCTACCTCAGCGGGGTGAAGCTGGAGGTCGGTGACGTCATCGAGGTCGTCCGCACGGGCTCCACCCCGGTGGTCTACGTGGCGCTCGAGGACGCGTTGCAGGAGATCAGCCGCGCGGCCGGCGACCTGATCCGCGCCGCCTACGCGCAGGGCGCGGACGCCAAGCGGGTCGACATCGCCAGCATCGACACCCGCAAGCCCGCGCAGCCGCTGGACTTCCTGGACTACCCGTCCGAGGTGCCCGAGGTGCTGGAGCCCAACCAGAACAACCGGGTGGTGTGCCTGAACTGGCGCGCCGAGAACCCCAACGCGGACAACCGCTCCCAGCACACCCAGGTGACCATCGCGCCGTCGCTGCCGGTGCCCGCCGACGCGGTCGCGGTCGACATCAACCAGGTCGGCGCGACCGGCGAGGTGGTCGGCAAGTTCATGATGGCGTCCGGGAAGTCGGCCGTGGTGCGGTCGGCGACGTCCACCCAGGACTTCCGCAGCGGGCCCATCCACCTGGTCTCCGGTCGCGGTGTGAAGTACGGCATCCCGGACACCGTGGTCAGCGGCGCGCTCGGGCTGGGCGAGCAGTTCACCCCGGGGCCCGAATCGATCCTGCGGCTGCTGCCCAACGGCCCGCAGCTCAACCGGACCGACGCGGTGCGCAGCTGGGACTCGATCCCGGTGCCGAAGAACCTCGGCCAGCTGCCGGAGGACCAGCAGAAGAAGGCGGCCGGGGGCTGA
- a CDS encoding S8 family peptidase, with the protein MGDVHGSRSKRLAGAALATGTVLVMTAALTSFTATAQGDIRGSGAEKAIEDSYIVVLKDTGAGSVGALSAKYQANVEHTYTSALRGFSATMSEAQARKLAADPAVSYVEQDARVTISATQTPTPSWGLDRIDQAALPLDNSYTYPNEGEGVTAYVIDTGIRFSHTDFGGRATSGRDTVDNDNDATDCNGHGTHVAGTVAGTKHGVAKKAKLVGVRVLDCGGSGSYAGVIAGIDWVTANAVKPAVANMSLGGGANATVDQAVANSIASGVTYGLAAGNDYGLNACNTSPARTPEAITVGSTTSTDARSGFSNIGTCLDIFAPGTGITSAWYTDDNATNTISGTSMATPHVVGAAAVYLSSSRTSTPQQVRDALVNGATSNVVGDLGAGSPNKLLRVIGSTAAGCPPKTNATDVNVPDRGVGTSTIAVTDCAGRAGTAVTIEIHVKHPYRGDLSVDVITPSGAVRQLKVQSGSDGAANIDATYTANFLTENANGNWQLQVRDWYAQDTGFIDSWTIDL; encoded by the coding sequence ATGGGAGACGTTCACGGGTCCAGATCGAAGCGCTTGGCCGGTGCCGCGCTGGCCACCGGCACCGTCTTGGTGATGACGGCCGCGCTCACCAGTTTCACCGCCACCGCGCAGGGCGACATCCGAGGCTCAGGCGCGGAGAAGGCGATCGAGGACAGCTACATCGTCGTCCTCAAGGACACCGGCGCCGGCAGCGTCGGCGCGCTGAGCGCCAAGTACCAGGCGAACGTCGAGCACACCTACACCAGCGCTCTCCGTGGTTTCTCCGCGACCATGTCCGAGGCGCAGGCCCGCAAGCTCGCCGCCGACCCGGCGGTGTCCTACGTCGAGCAGGACGCCCGGGTCACCATCTCCGCCACCCAGACGCCCACTCCGTCCTGGGGCCTGGACCGGATCGACCAGGCGGCGCTGCCGCTGGACAACTCCTACACCTACCCCAACGAGGGCGAGGGCGTCACCGCCTACGTCATCGACACGGGCATCCGCTTCTCGCACACCGACTTCGGGGGCCGCGCCACCTCCGGGCGCGACACCGTCGACAACGACAACGACGCCACCGACTGCAACGGCCACGGCACGCACGTCGCCGGCACCGTCGCGGGCACCAAGCACGGCGTGGCCAAGAAGGCCAAGCTGGTCGGCGTCCGGGTGCTGGACTGCGGCGGCTCCGGCAGCTACGCCGGCGTCATCGCGGGCATCGACTGGGTGACCGCGAACGCCGTCAAGCCGGCCGTGGCGAACATGTCGCTCGGCGGCGGCGCGAACGCCACCGTCGACCAGGCGGTCGCCAACTCCATCGCGTCGGGCGTGACCTACGGCCTCGCGGCGGGCAACGACTACGGCCTCAACGCGTGCAACACCTCGCCGGCCCGCACCCCCGAGGCCATCACGGTCGGCTCGACGACCAGCACCGACGCGCGTTCGGGCTTCAGCAACATCGGCACCTGCCTGGACATCTTCGCGCCGGGCACGGGCATCACGTCGGCCTGGTACACCGACGACAACGCCACCAACACGATCAGCGGCACGTCGATGGCGACCCCGCACGTGGTCGGCGCGGCGGCGGTCTACCTGTCGTCGAGCCGGACCTCCACGCCGCAGCAGGTGCGCGACGCACTGGTCAACGGCGCGACGAGCAACGTGGTCGGCGACCTGGGTGCCGGCTCGCCGAACAAGCTCCTGCGCGTCATCGGCAGCACCGCCGCGGGCTGCCCGCCCAAGACCAACGCCACCGACGTGAACGTGCCCGACCGGGGCGTCGGCACCAGCACCATCGCGGTCACCGACTGCGCGGGCCGCGCGGGCACCGCCGTGACGATCGAGATCCACGTCAAGCACCCGTACCGGGGTGACCTGTCGGTCGACGTCATCACGCCGAGCGGCGCGGTCAGGCAGCTCAAGGTCCAGAGCGGTTCGGACGGTGCGGCGAACATCGACGCCACGTACACGGCCAACTTCCTGACCGAGAACGCGAACGGCAACTGGCAGCTCCAGGTCCGCGACTGGTACGCCCAGGACACCGGCTTCATCGACAGCTGGACGATCGACCTGTAA
- a CDS encoding lysylphosphatidylglycerol synthase transmembrane domain-containing protein, whose translation MTTTAPARPGPPRWRTWLRLGASVASLALAVWLVVAMVPTVSGVDWASIGAQMSDVGPVALLGLTALWLAGLWAYTYVLTGSMPGLRNTQAFSLNAAGSAVSNLIPFGGAAGVAVTAVMAASWGHSVRAITTSTIVSGLWNALGRVALPLVALAIQGAAVFGQGVLAATLGTAAALAAVVIGLTRLRWLSGVLRGRARRFVVRLRRQNAAVVRNGWSKMTLGMVAYLLLQALLMWCCLAVTGTELSLPALIAAFAVSRLLTLAVITPGGFGVSENGTIALLVALGTPAAPAVAGVLLFAVFTFLAEIPLGGAAWLNWSVRRART comes from the coding sequence GTGACCACGACGGCGCCCGCCCGCCCCGGCCCGCCCCGGTGGCGCACCTGGCTGCGGCTGGGCGCCTCGGTCGCGTCGCTGGCCCTCGCGGTCTGGCTCGTCGTGGCCATGGTGCCGACGGTGAGCGGCGTCGACTGGGCGTCCATCGGCGCGCAGATGTCCGACGTCGGCCCGGTCGCCCTGCTCGGCCTGACCGCGCTGTGGCTGGCGGGCCTGTGGGCCTACACCTACGTGCTCACCGGCTCGATGCCCGGCCTGCGCAACACCCAGGCGTTCAGCCTCAACGCGGCGGGCAGCGCGGTCAGCAACCTGATCCCGTTCGGCGGCGCGGCCGGCGTGGCGGTGACGGCGGTGATGGCGGCGAGCTGGGGCCACTCGGTGCGCGCGATCACCACGTCCACGATCGTCAGCGGCCTGTGGAACGCGCTGGGCCGGGTCGCCCTGCCGCTGGTGGCGCTGGCCATCCAGGGCGCGGCGGTGTTCGGCCAAGGCGTCCTGGCGGCCACGCTGGGCACCGCGGCGGCCCTGGCGGCCGTGGTGATCGGCCTGACCCGGCTCCGGTGGCTCAGCGGCGTGCTCAGGGGTCGTGCGCGGCGGTTCGTGGTGCGGCTGCGGCGGCAGAACGCGGCGGTCGTCCGCAACGGCTGGTCGAAGATGACCCTGGGCATGGTCGCCTACCTGCTGCTCCAGGCCCTGCTGATGTGGTGCTGCCTGGCGGTGACCGGCACCGAGCTGTCGCTGCCCGCGCTGATCGCGGCGTTCGCGGTGAGCCGGCTGCTGACCCTCGCGGTGATCACGCCGGGCGGCTTCGGGGTCAGCGAGAACGGCACGATCGCCCTGCTGGTGGCGCTGGGCACGCCCGCCGCGCCCGCCGTGGCCGGGGTGCTGCTGTTCGCGGTCTTCACGTTCCTCGCCGAGATCCCGCTGGGCGGTGCGGCGTGGCTCAACTGGTCGGTCCGCCGCGCCCGCACCTGA
- the rplQ gene encoding 50S ribosomal protein L17, whose translation MPTPTKGPRLGGSPAHERLMLANLATSLFTHGRITTTEAKAKRLRPYAEKLISKAKVGDLHNRREILKVIRDKDIVHKLFAEIGPQFADRLGGYTRITKTLARKGDNAPMAVIELVQEQTVTSEAERARKTKFAKDQAPKATEVKDDEVEDADTKDVDTKDEAADAAETEETAADASEDAPKAESKKDGS comes from the coding sequence ATGCCTACCCCCACGAAGGGACCCCGTCTCGGGGGCTCTCCGGCCCACGAGCGGTTGATGTTGGCCAACCTGGCCACCTCGCTGTTCACGCACGGCCGGATCACGACCACGGAGGCCAAGGCCAAGCGCCTGCGCCCGTACGCCGAGAAGCTGATCAGCAAGGCGAAGGTCGGCGACCTGCACAACCGTCGCGAGATCCTCAAGGTCATCCGCGACAAGGACATCGTGCACAAGCTGTTCGCCGAGATCGGCCCGCAGTTCGCGGACCGCCTGGGCGGCTACACCCGCATCACCAAGACGCTGGCGCGCAAGGGCGACAACGCCCCCATGGCCGTGATCGAGCTGGTGCAGGAGCAGACCGTCACCTCCGAGGCGGAGCGCGCCCGCAAGACCAAGTTCGCCAAGGACCAGGCCCCCAAGGCCACCGAGGTCAAGGACGACGAGGTCGAGGACGCCGACACCAAGGACGTCGACACCAAGGACGAGGCCGCTGACGCGGCCGAGACCGAGGAGACCGCCGCCGACGCGTCCGAGGACGCGCCGAAGGCCGAGAGCAAGAAGGACGGGTCCTGA